AGCCAAAGCCATGGATGGGGTAAGTCTCACCTTCCTCCTCTCAGACCCCTACTCAAGCCACCAGCAAACCGCACTGGCTCCCACTTCAACCACATCCAGACCCCACTGCTCCCCTCCACCTCCGATGAACGGTCACTCCCATCTGCGGCAGCCTTGCCTCTCACCTGGACGACTGCCACTGCCTCCTACAGGGGTTCCCCATTTCCGTTCTTGTCCCGCATTGTTCATTCTACCCAGCAGGTGGATGTTTCTTTAAATGTAAACCAGATCAAGTCACCCTTGCTCACCATCTTCCAGTGGTTCCCCCTCACATTTAAATTAACGTCAAAGTCCCATATAATCTAACTACCGGCAACCTCTCCCATCCTCATCTTCTCACACCCTCACACTTGCTCCCTACACTCCAGCCACAGTGATTTTCCTCTCGTTCCTCAATCATATTCCTGACACAAAACATCTGCACTTGCCATTCCTGGGCCTCGAATGTTTTATCTCCCAATCATCACTTCATGGCACactttctttcatctctttcaaatgtcacctccccaGAGAGGCCTTCTCCAATCACTGCAGCTAAAATAACACACTACTGCTCTCCACCCGAGCCTGCCTACTGATTAGCATAGCATTTATTACTATCTCACACTGAGGTACTTGTCTCTTAGCTCTATGAGAATACGAGTTCCGCGAGGGCAAGGACTCAGTCTGTTTAATGTACCATTAAATCTCCAATACTTAGGACACTCTCTGGCTTAATGTTtgttgaacaaaaaaaaaaacattacttTATCGTTATGTGGTTCCATTTCTCCACCTGTAAATAATAAGAGTGCCTACCCCACAGAGCTAAGAAGATTAGACTATTTAACAAGCAAAAAATGCTTACCGCGGTGCAGGCACACAGGAGGCACTCCTATCAGTATTAGTTGCTATACTGCTTACGAGTCTTTGAAGTTCGATGATTATTCTTTTATATTCACAACCAAGAAAGTAGAAGCAAATTCCACTTTCACGAGTGGTAAACTGAGAAGCCAATAAAATGTGGCCACGGGAATTTCACTAAATAAACTCATGAACAGTCTATTCTAAATCCAGAAACTCGACTACTAAATgctgaattaaatggaatgaaacagaagaAATCTCTTCAGCATCTATCAAAGCTGCACTGCCTTTGCCTTTGGTGGGAACTCACACCTAAGTATCTATAAGCTGAGAGTCGAAGATGACAAATCTTCTTCCCATGGGCATGCAGTCTGGCCAAGAACCTCCAGCTCCAGTGGTCCCTGCTCCAGGATGAAGGATTGAGATCCACGTGGAAAGAGCCCCACCTACCTGCTTGATGATGTTCTGTCCTGTGACATTTTGAATGACGGCAGCCGTGGAGGCACTGGGAGCAGAGGTCCCAGGAGAACTCGTGGCTGGCTTACTCACAGGGCTGGCTGTGGCAGGGAGACTTGTCACCGTGAGCCCTGTCTGCCCGGGTCCAGGCCGCTGCACAGTGGCTGCCGTAGTCTGCGCTTTGACGGGCACGGTGGCCATTACTGTCTAGTTGAGGGCATGAGGCCGAGAGCTTAATTAGACTCTAAGATGCAGACCAGCACTCGAAGCAAGAGTCTCCCTCAGCACCCAGGAAGCATTGCTCTCAAAGAGCTTCTAATCCCACAGTACTTAAGGCACACCACTCTCTAAAATGGACACTGTAAATGTCTCATTTGTGTATATcttaattttcagaattttacatttaacatCTCATTTTATTCCTACACACTGAGGACAAATACTATCTTACCCCTTTTATAGCAaaggaaactgagacaaagaGGATACAAATGTTCTCTAAACTCACACAACTAGTTCATGGCGTAGCTAAGACTAGAGGCACAGCAGAAGGAGCCTGAGAGGCAGACTCACAAGGTCCGCATTTACAACCCACCTCTACGAAGATCCTGATGTTAGGGTCCCAGGGAAACCACCAGACTGCTCTGAAGATCTGATTCCCAACACATAAACACACTATCTAAAAATGCTTACACAGCTCTGAACATTCAGTGGCTTATTCCGACGAATGTCATCACCAGTAGCAATAATCTATGGCTCCCCGGTCCTTACCCAGACACTGCCCATCTGACTCATGAGCCCACCTCTGGGTCTGCATCCCTGCTTCCCAATGACCACAGCTTCCCTGTTTACCTGGGGCACTACTTTGGTCTGTGTGGCAGTGGCTGGAACCCGGATCTGCGGTCCTGCTGGCATCTGTGGCAATGTCTGTGCCGGCCCTCCCGACTGCTGGGGAACAGCAGGAAGGCTAGGCTGGGCCACCACTCGCACCTGAGACAGTCCAGCAGAGCCAGAGTGGCTCACGACCCGGGCGGCAGCCTGAGAATTGGGTGTAGTCTGGCTGGAAGCTGGGGAAAGCATTGTTCCCAGATGTGGCATTGTTGGTGAAGACACCAGAAGAACACTATGAGGAACATCGgggaaagataaaaaacaaaaacttaggaCATGCATACAAAAGAACTCTAGAACGAAAAAGCTGAAGAAAAGGAGGAACTTACCCCGAGCTAGACTTAGCTGGTTCTGAGACTGTGGAAGGGCCGCTTTTGTTCACTGCCGATACAGGTGGAGGGGAGATGGGAATGGCGGGCAATGCTGGTGTGGTGGGGGTTACAGGTGTGACTGGGGTGGGTGGCATACTGGAGTCACTGAGGCTCATCTGGCTCTGCTCAGAAGGGCCACTGCTAAGGACCTTTATGGAGCTCTCCTTGCTACTGGACTTCTAGAACGGAAGACAAAGAAAACTCACCTGGTGTCGTGAAGATCCCCCTAAAGGAAGGGACACCCCTACAGCTCCTGATGCCCCACACCAAGTGAAAGCCGAGCAGCTACTCTTAGTTGCCTCCATCCCAGAATCCCTAGGGCAGACACTCTCCTGAAGTCACTTACCACCTTGGATGGGGGCTTGGGTTTTTGCTGAAGAGCTTTTCTGGCTTTAGCTGCAGCTGCTTGTGCTTGGTGAATCCGCTCTGTGAACAAGAGGGGCAAGCTTCAGCCAGAGTTTAACCTTAGCAAACTAAAAAGAGGGGCTTTGTTAAAAACCAACACCTTGCCAGTGGACTGAATCCCGCCTCTACCATCTTGTCCTACCTATATGCCAATGAAAAGAATAATGGAATTGGGGTAGAAAGTCAGAACGTATCCCCAGTCTGGTCGGACAGTGCCCAGAGGCCTCACACACCAAACTCTTCTTCACTCCGGTCACGATGCAGGTAGATCCACAGCTTTCGTCCAATGTCGTATTTCACACAGGGATCTTTTTCATAATGTAGCCGATCCAGTGCACCACTCACTACTGTATTTACCTACAAATCAGACAAAGGGAAATAAGAAACAAGTCAAGCTTAGATAACAGAAGTTATTTGGACCCTAGGAAAAAAATGTCATTGTATCTAAATCACAGCTGATACAGATTCTATCTCAGCCTAGCTGCGTATTCCCAATAGTTCCCCAAATCGTTTGACGAGACAATAAATGCTGTTAAGACTACTGAGATATTGATCTATTTTTACTATAAGGATACTGTGAAGTAAGTGACCAGTCTGCCCTTTATCATAAGCTAAAAGAAAGCCTAGAGCAAAATTTGTGTTTCGCTAACAGCAAGGGTTTTGATCACTATGCATTTCTCAAGGTATATTTTTCACttcattcagtttttaaaaaatttgttatattttatatttcctgaTAAGTTTTCTTAAATCCATTCTGGAACAAAGCAAAAGTAATCTCTTCTCCGTCCTACCTGAGTGCTGGTGACATCTGGTGCAAGAAACTGGGAGTCCTTAAGCAGTTCACAGATCTCTGCCCGTGTGCCTTCTCCATTAGGCAGTCGAGCCGCAGCGTCCCGAACTGATGACATGAGAAAGCACACAGTCCACAAGTCAGGCAGGGTTCCTACGGAGGTACAACCTCCCCTACCTGCAGTGGTGGGCAAAGCTCCCTGGGGTTCCTGCTCCTCTACCTTCCCTGATGCCGGATTAGGTGCACTCTGCCCTCCAGCAGCTGGCAGCTCAGCCACTGGAGTTCCctatacacttctttttttttttttttttttttttttgagacacagtttcgctcttgtcacccaggctgaggtgcaagggcatgatctcagctcactgcaacctccacctcccaggttcaagcaatcctcctgcctcagcctcctgagtagctgggattacagccgtgcaccaccatgtccagctaatttttgcatttttagtagagacagggtttcatcacgttgaccaggctggtcttgaactcctgagctcaggtgatccgcctgccttggcctcccaaagtgctgggattacacgcatgagccatcGCATCCAGCCCTTATACACTTTTAAGAGTCACTTTTAGGTAACACCTTAAGAATTCAGAGGGCCTGTGAACTCAGGTGGGAAGCAAAATTACATCTTAAACTGAAATTAAGTATTTCCTTTAATTATTAACAAAGGGAACAAACCATATACTGCAGTGCTGTGATGGTGTAATAGAAATCAGACATTTTCATATATTACAGCTACTGCAGATAGCTAAGAATATCATTTATACTCATCACTACTCGGAAATTTCAAGAAATGTCAGACCTGCTAGATCTTGTCATATAACATCATAGTAACAACACATATTTCTGCACCATAAACttgttttaacattttgataACTACTTCAAAACAACTGGTCTCTTTtgtaactgtattttattttatgcatttaaaagcaTAACTCTGAGAAGGGGTCCACAAGTTCCACCAGACTGCCAAAGGGATTCCTGGCACTCAAAAAGTTAAGAATCCTCACTGTTAAATGAAGCATAGCCTGCAGGAAGCAAATTCCTGTATTTAACCCATTTAGCTGGTCTGGGAGCAGCTCCTAAACGAACGTAAACATAAGCCCAAACTTAAGGAAGAAGACTGGGAGCTGAAGATGTCCCCTTCAGCTCCCAAATTCCAACGCTTCAAAAAACTATGCCTTGTTCTCAAAGCCTAACCTGAGTGGAGGGGTAAGGAGGACAGAGTTCAGAGTTGATAAGAGAAAAGCTGCGGGGTGAAGAAAGGGATCTCTGATAATCGACATGTGCCACCTACCAAGAGACAGAATGGTGACGTAGGCAGGCCGGTCGGAGCGCAGCAGGGAGTGCTCCCGAGCCTTGTTGAGCGAGGTCTCCTTGTCAAACACGCCCTTCACTGGCCCCACCACAGACTCAAAGCCGTGCATGCGAAAGGTGAACGCCTTATGGGGTTGGCTATACCTGTAACGCTCCTACCAAGAGACAAGGGACAAGAGTTCTAGGTCAGAATTAGTGGGGTTCTCTCTCGGGCTTCCTTACAATATAAGCAGATCCACATGGAACAATTAAAACAGGAAGGAACAAGTGATTCTAGTACGAATGTTCAGCCAACCACAGTGGGAAAAGGATGGTTCTCAGAGCCAGTCACTGAGCAGAGGGACAAGGAGGTAATATGAAGGCACTTTGCTACCTGGAAGACAAGATCATCCAAGTATTTCTTACTCCCCTTCCCCACACCGTTTCCATGCCCAACAAGTAATCCCAGCCAACAGAAGGTCTAAGGGGAAAGGTATGAGTTTCTTGCAAGAAGGTAGATGCAGGAGAGTCAGGCTTAGAGCGTCTCTCTGCATGGCTCACAGAGGCAGACACTTACACTGGCTTTTAGGTACTTCTTACCTGCTCCTGAAAAACCCGTTTCTCCTCCCCCGTGCTGGGACGCACCACATAGTCAGTTCTTCTGGAATATAAAGAATTCTGTATCAACCCTGACAGCTGGCATGTGTGTCAGACCCATTGCCCCTGCTTCAGAACCATTCCCACTGTGACATGGAAAGATGTCCCTCAATAAGCACTCAATTCTTAAAAAGGCGAAGAGCCCACTTTCCAGCTCCTACGAAGTAACTCCTGTTGGTAATTCCAAAATCACTTGATTCTTAGAAATCCAGAAAGGTACTGGGTGGATAGATGGGCAAGAGGCTGACATCTTTACCTACTGCTTTCAATATTGCTGTTAAGTAGGTCCATTCTAAAGGCAACAAACAATTCGGCCTTAGAGGAACAAAGGGCTTCAGGTGTGTTAGATAAGGGTTGTTTTTCTACCTCCAGGGAAAGTACCCAGGGGCTTGAGATCTACACCTCTATTACATGAAGCAAAAGTTCTGCCACACTTAGACTGGGCCTCTGTCCTGGTGTCAGAAAACTACCGAACCATGCcaggacagaaaaagaaacatgggACAATGTGATATAAAGAGCCTAGGACTAAGAGTCAAGAGATCTAAGTTCTAGCTGGGGTCCTGCTGCTAACCTTCAGCAAGTCACTCAACTTCATGCTTCCATTTACTGGACTAAGATGGCCTAGATGAATAATTCTCAAGTAGGAGCCCAGGGAGGAGCACACATTAAAAAAGTATGTCCACCTACAAAGCAGGTCATATGCCCCTTAGAGGCTCTCCTGCTGGCCCCTCTCTTCACCACAGCCCCTTCCACAAGGAGTCCCGTTCACTCAGGGGGTGCGGCCAAGTCAGGAAGAACCAGGGGACTCCTCAGAGCTCTGAAGCCCATTACAGCTCTAGCATACCAAGAAGTATTAACAAAACCAAGGCAATATCTGAACTACAGTTTGCCGGGACACCACCCACCACTACAGTATTGTACTCACACCCGAGGGACAGGTGTTGTGGCATCTGAGCTGTCTTCATTTTCTtgctggagaaaaagaaaacgttGACAGGTAAATGGACTAAAGAATTTGGGCAAACTTAAGAGCTCTGGAAACCTAGTGATAAGGATCTggtatttcttaaaaaaacataCCTTACAGAAGGCCTGATCTTTGGTCTCTAGCCATAGCTGGAAGAGGGCAGCTAATTCCTTTTCATTATCTTGGGACTGGCCTATTAGAggaataaagagataaaaaaataagaaggtCTAAGGTATTATTGAGAATCCTGCTTTCTCTTTACTAGCTGTAAGTACAACACAGAGAGATTCTATCAGGAGCTGTAGCAACAATCCTTCACACATCCACTGCCTTCCAGCTGGCGGAAGTCAGCCTGGACCACCACTCTTGGATGCCACCTAATGAAACCATTCACTCCGCAGGCATTCGCTGAGTACCCACTGTGCCACGCACTGCATGTGAAGCTAAGGTTACTCGGTGAATTCAGTCTCCACCCTCATGGGAGTTTACAGTCAAGTGAGGAAagagcacatattttaaaatcaattcaaaaAGTGGTAAGCATCACAAAGGATGTCATCATAGCTTATACCAAggtaattattctatttttgtagGTAAGAAAGGCTTCTGGCTAGTGGGGCACAGAGAAAATTCTATTCACTAGCATAGCAGTTAAGACCCTGGGGCAGGAAAAAGCTTGACTTTCCACAACCCGCCTAGAAAGAGATAAGCCCTGTCTCCTGTGCCCTCTTCTCAGGTCACTCTGTTCAGGCTGTCTGAGACCCTGATGGCACCTGTGTCTCCTGCCCAGCATAGAAGCCACAGGACCATCATCGGCCAGGTCTGCTTATGTGATGAATGCAGCTACCCTTCTCAAAGGGGCTGTCTACCTTTGTTTTCATGGTCAATACACAATATCACTATTTGCAGAAACCTCCCAACAATGGCAGAGTAGCTTCAACTAAAGCATCTGGCCGACAAGCTTCAAACGCTTATTATCTGGCCCTATAAGAAACATTCTGCCAGGCCCAGGTATACGTGCTCCCTCCATGGCTACTGCAGCCTGACAGATGGGGGGAGTGCTTGCAGTCAGCTACCATCATCACCTTCAGCTCACGGTGGCTTCGCCTCCACCGTTCCACTAGAGAATCACGCTCACTGAAAAATTCACAACTTCCTCCATGTTTACAAATCTTTAGTCTTTATCTTACTGAATCTTTTAGGAACTATAGAGGCAAATGACCACTCCCCACTTCTCAGGCAATCCGGTCTCCTGGCTCCCAAGACTCAGGAAAACCCTGCTCCAGGCTTTCCCCATCTCTATAGTCAACCCCTGCCCCCGCACTCTCATGCTGTCACTCAGCCCCTCTGCCGTGAAGAGCCCTCCTCGGCCCTCTCTCCTCACTCTGTGCTTCCTCCTCAGGTAACAGCATCATCTGTGCCCTGCACCACACACATGCCAACACTCTCCCCCTTAAACTCTCTGGTCTGAATTCTAAACCCACACATCCTACTGTCTATTCAACAACTCCACTGAAATACCTCAAATGCAGCTCTAAAACTAaagtcaggctgggtgcagtggctcacacctgtaatccagcactttgggaggccgaggcaggtggatcacctgggctcaggagttcaagaccagcctggacaacatggggaaaccttgtctctactaaaaatacaaaaaacagccaggcatggttgcacacgcctgtggtcccagctactcaggagtaggaggcggcaggagaattgcttgagcccgggaggcagaggttgcagtgagccaagatcatgccactgtactccagcctgggggacagagcaagactctatctcaaaaaataaatgaataaataaataaattttaaaaactaaactcgGGATCTCCACCCTCCAAGTCCAGTCCTCCACAGCTGCTACCTGCACGAACAACACCTTCCTCCACCAGCTGCAAATCTAGCAGGAGCCATgcctcacaccattctccttcatTCCCCACAGCCAAGCCATAACCAAGCCCACCTAACTCTTTCTCAAACGTATCCATCCTCTCTCCCTGTGTCTAAATTACTGTCAGCTCTCACAGCCCGTGGGTTGCGTGACTGTTTTAGATCAAATCTTCCCCATGGAAAGGTTCTACCCCCTCCACCTCGAATGCTGCTGCCTCCCCTCTGCCCGCCTGGCTCAGTCCTATTCATCATACACCTCTGCTCAGAGGCTGCTTCCTCAGGAAGGTCCTCCAAACTCTGCAAACTACATCAATTCCTATTATCATAAACACCCATCCTCTCTGGTACTTTTCCTTCACAGAAAGGATCATTTTGTCATTAAATCTAAGTAAGTATTTCTTCCCCAAACAGACCTTAGGCCCTACGAGAGGAGCACACTGTCTCAGAAGCCATTGTGTCCCCCAGCACCTAACAACAGTGCCTGACACCCAGAAGctgaataaatgtaataaataacgAATGAATGAGTCTACCGTTTTCATAACCTGCTCTCCATACACTTCTCCACAGACCACTCAGCACAGAGAAGTGCTTGTGAATTTCAACAAGAAACCAACACTGGATTTCTCTCTTTTCACCATCACCAGGTAACAGCCTCCAAGTGACTTCAGATGCATGTTTTGACAACTTACACACTAAGTGGgctttataaacttaaaaataacaacCCTGTTCTTTAGAAACAACTTATTCGGGGCTGCTGCACATTCTCCTCAATAGCAAAGCCCatttttaggaaagaaaaaatttatattacaaattaatccaaagtcatctgtatgattAATATAAATGTTGATGCTCTTGCAAAATACCCTTGCAGATTTAAATTTAGCCATCACCAGACTACATCATACAGAAAGGCTATTCCTTCCATCTCAGCTTTGGTCCAACCAGAGGAGTTAGTTAACCCACCTTGAGAGTACAAAAAGGGTGTTGAAGGACTCCTTCACAGAGCAAAATAAGGTCTGATATTGCTTTTTTAAACCAATCTGCAGGACTATATTGACTGGAAGACAAATAAACTTAGGGGAAGAAACGGGAGAACGAAAACCTGTTGGGGTAGGTAATACGGATTACTTACCAAGCAACTTCCACTGCTGGGTTTTCTCTTTGAATTCAACAAATGGAGAGAAACTGGAAGGAACAGCTGCAAGAAATGGACCACATAAACAAGCCATACAGGTGCATCCCTGAGCTCCGAAACAGCTTTTGAGTGTTCCACAGTGTATTAGAAAAGCAGGAACCTTCAAGGCATAGCATTATGCAAAGGCATGATGGATTACACGAGCAAAGCTGCAGTTTATTCTAATAATTAATTagacaaaagggggaaaaatactGACCCTACAGAAAAGAGCATCTTACCTCGACTTTCTCCAGCAAGATACTGCAGGGCTGGTAGTACCAACTCAGCCCAGTTGGGGGCCGCAGAGAACCAGCTGTTGAGTGAGCTGGCTGGCGATGACTGCCAATCCAAAACTCGCTCCTCTAGCTGAGGGAAAGCAAAGGCAGAACCCAGTCAGACTTCTCTTCCACACCAGCAATTCCACACAAGTGCCACCACAAGCTGCAGTATATGCATCCGGTGTTTGTCCGAATCACAAAGCAAGTTAACTACAGAGTGTTGAGAGGAACTCAGAGTTCCACTTCTCAAGCTATAGATCATTCAGGATTTGAACACTTTGAAAACTCTAATGTACCTCCAACTTTTCCAAAACGCTTACCATAGGAAGGCTAGCCTGACTCTCCAGCAGCAAGATCTCTAATAGAAGAGAGAAGAAGCTGGAAGATATTTCATTGATTCCAAGGCAAGGCTTGAGGTCTTCAAGGGGCCTAATGagggaagaaaaatataagaaccAAAAAGACCAAGAACACATCCCTAGATTGATTCAGGCGCCCAAGCCTCCTAGCAGTCATAAAATAGTTCAAGAAAGGAGCAAACAATATATTCTCCCAGCAGTATCCCTGGGACTTCAGGTCTACAAGTCCAACATACTTACAGCTACGACAAGCCCTAGGGGCCAGGGCACAGCCTATGGCTTACCCATTCACCCTGAGAATTACAGAATCTCTGTTGCTCACTTACTCTTCCTTGATAGCAGGAATTGCCAGCGGAGAGGGGGCCTGTGAGAGAGGTGCAACCCCTTCAGTACTGCTTAGCGGCTCGGCCAGGTCCTCTGCCTCTGATTTGAtcgtttttattttcttcttcttcttttcctctttttccttaacCTTTTTTTTAAGGACAGCCAAGTCATATAAGGCTAGAAAGGCAAAGTAACACCAGTCACAGAAATGTATCTCCTACACAGGGAAGTGAGGGGTCTTATCTGCATATTCTTTTCCCAAGGCCCACCAAAGACAGAAAAGTCTCAGTAATAAAACACTCAATGAAACCAAATTCATTGAGTGAtttatagctttttatttttttgagataggatctcactctgttgcccaagctggagtgcagtggtgcgatcatagctcactacagcctcaatctccccggttcaagcgattctcccacctcagcctcccaagtatatggcttaattttaatattaaagagCTGATGCTCTGTTGTACTGATTTTACATTCATTTCCCACCTGTTAGCCTGTAAGAGGTAATAATAAAGGTTACCAGCATGAAAGAGGccatggtttcatttatttttgccatgTTATGGGCTCACGCAACTTAACACCATAGTCAGATGAAGGCTCCTAGAGGGGCCCAGTCATTTACCTGCCAGAGAGCCCTTCCTGCCAGCATTTACTCGAGTCATGATGTCATTGA
This genomic window from Pan troglodytes isolate AG18354 chromosome 9, NHGRI_mPanTro3-v2.0_pri, whole genome shotgun sequence contains:
- the NFRKB gene encoding nuclear factor related to kappa-B-binding protein isoform X13, with amino-acid sequence MDSRGLPAWTSQSTEIVGSTCGEETMDSLDHMLTDPLELGPCGDGHGTRIMEDCLLGGTRVSLPEDLLEDPEIFFDVVSLSTWQEVLSDSQREHLQQFLPQFPEDSAEQQNELILALFSGENFRFGNPLHIAQKLFRDGHFNPEVVKYRQLCFKSQYKRYLNSQQQYFHRLLKQILASRSDLLEMARRSVPALPFRQKRPSPSRTPEEREWRTQQRYLKVLREVKEECGDTALSSDEEDLSSWLPSSPARSPSPAVPLRVVPTLSTTDMKTADKVELGDSDLKIMLKKHHEKRKHQPDHPDLLTGDLTLNDIMTRVNAGRKGSLAALYDLAVLKKKVKEKEEKKKKKIKTIKSEAEDLAEPLSSTEGVAPLSQAPSPLAIPAIKEEPLEDLKPCLGINEISSSFFSLLLEILLLESQASLPMLEERVLDWQSSPASSLNSWFSAAPNWAELVLPALQYLAGESRAVPSSFSPFVEFKEKTQQWKLLGQSQDNEKELAALFQLWLETKDQAFCKQENEDSSDATTPVPRVRTDYVVRPSTGEEKRVFQEQERYRYSQPHKAFTFRMHGFESVVGPVKGVFDKETSLNKAREHSLLRSDRPAYVTILSLVRDAAARLPNGEGTRAEICELLKDSQFLAPDVTSTQVNTVVSGALDRLHYEKDPCVKYDIGRKLWIYLHRDRSEEEFERIHQAQAAAAKARKALQQKPKPPSKVKSSSKESSIKVLSSGPSEQSQMSLSDSSMPPTPVTPVTPTTPALPAIPISPPPVSAVNKSGPSTVSEPAKSSSGVLLVSSPTMPHLGTMLSPASSQTTPNSQAAARVVSHSGSAGLSQVRVVAQPSLPAVPQQSGGPAQTLPQMPAGPQIRVPATATQTKVVPQTVMATVPVKAQTTAATVQRPGPGQTGLTVTSLPATASPVSKPATSSPGTSAPSASTAAVIQNVTGQNIIKQVAITGQLGVKPQTGNSIPLTATNFRIQGTTVVKVTPDLKPTEASSSAFRLMPALGVSVADQKGKSTVASSEAKPAATIRIVQGLGVMPPKAGQTITVATHAKQGASVASGSGTVHTSAVSLPSMNAAVSKTVAVASGAASTPISIGTGAPTVRQVPVSTTVVSTSQAGKLPTRITVPLSVISQPMKGKSVVTAPIIKGNLGANLSGLGRNIILTTMPAGTKLIAGNKPVSFLTAQQLQQLQQQGQATQVRIQTVPASHLQQGTASGSSKAVSTVVVTTAPSPKQAPEQQ
- the NFRKB gene encoding nuclear factor related to kappa-B-binding protein isoform X12; translated protein: MDSRGLPAWTSQSTEISTCGEETMDSLDHMLTDPLELGPCGDGHGTRIMEDCLLGGTRVSLPEDLLEDPEIFFDVVSLSTWQEVLSDSQREHLQQFLPQFPEDSAEQQNELILALFSGENFRFGNPLHIAQKLFRDGHFNPEVVKYRQLCFKSQYKRYLNSQQQYFHRLLKQILASRSDLLEMARRSVPALPFRQKRPSPSRTPEEREWRTQQRYLKVLREVKEECGDTALSSDEEATLDLQEQFSFEDLSSWLPSSPARSPSPAVPLRVVPTLSTTDMKTADKVELGDSDLKIMLKKHHEKRKHQPDHPDLLTGDLTLNDIMTRVNAGRKGSLAALYDLAVLKKKVKEKEEKKKKKIKTIKSEAEDLAEPLSSTEGVAPLSQAPSPLAIPAIKEEPLEDLKPCLGINEISSSFFSLLLEILLLESQASLPMLEERVLDWQSSPASSLNSWFSAAPNWAELVLPALQYLAGESRAVPSSFSPFVEFKEKTQQWKLLGQSQDNEKELAALFQLWLETKDQAFCKQENEDSSDATTPVPRVRTDYVVRPSTGEEKRVFQEQERYRYSQPHKAFTFRMHGFESVVGPVKGVFDKETSLNKAREHSLLRSDRPAYVTILSLVRDAAARLPNGEGTRAEICELLKDSQFLAPDVTSTQVNTVVSGALDRLHYEKDPCVKYDIGRKLWIYLHRDRSEEEFERIHQAQAAAAKARKALQQKPKPPSKVKSSSKESSIKVLSSGPSEQSQMSLSDSSMPPTPVTPVTPTTPALPAIPISPPPVSAVNKSGPSTVSEPAKSSSGVLLVSSPTMPHLGTMLSPASSQTTPNSQAAARVVSHSGSAGLSQVRVVAQPSLPAVPQQSGGPAQTLPQMPAGPQIRVPATATQTKVVPQTVMATVPVKAQTTAATVQRPGPGQTGLTVTSLPATASPVSKPATSSPGTSAPSASTAAVIQNVTGQNIIKQVAITGQLGVKPQTGNSIPLTATNFRIQGTTVVKVTPDLKPTEASSSAFRLMPALGVSVADQKGKSTVASSEAKPAATIRIVQGLGVMPPKAGQTITVATHAKQGASVASGSGTVHTSAVSLPSMNAAVSKTVAVASGAASTPISIGTGAPTVRQVPVSTTVVSTSQAGKLPTRITVPLSVISQPMKGKSVVTAPIIKGNLGANLSGLGRNIILTTMPAGTKLIAGNKPVSFLTAQQLQQLQQQGQATQVRIQTVPASHLQQGTASGSSKAVSTVVVTTAPSPKQAPEQQ
- the NFRKB gene encoding nuclear factor related to kappa-B-binding protein isoform X17, which encodes MDSLDHMLTDPLELGPCGDGHGTRIMEDCLLGGTRVSLPEDLLEDPEIFFDVVSLSTWQEVLSDSQREHLQQFLPQFPEDSAEQQNELILALFSGENFRFGNPLHIAQKLFRDGHFNPEVVKYRQLCFKSQYKRYLNSQQQYFHRLLKQILASRSDLLEMARRSVPALPFRQKRPSPSRTPEEREWRTQQRYLKVLREVKEECGDTALSSDEEDLSSWLPSSPARSPSPAVPLRVVPTLSTTDMKTADKVELGDSDLKIMLKKHHEKRKHQPDHPDLLTGDLTLNDIMTRVNAGRKGSLAALYDLAVLKKKVKEKEEKKKKKIKTIKSEAEDLAEPLSSTEGVAPLSQAPSPLAIPAIKEEPLEDLKPCLGINEISSSFFSLLLEILLLESQASLPMLEERVLDWQSSPASSLNSWFSAAPNWAELVLPALQYLAGESRAVPSSFSPFVEFKEKTQQWKLLGQSQDNEKELAALFQLWLETKDQAFCKQENEDSSDATTPVPRVRTDYVVRPSTGEEKRVFQEQERYRYSQPHKAFTFRMHGFESVVGPVKGVFDKETSLNKAREHSLLRSDRPAYVTILSLVRDAAARLPNGEGTRAEICELLKDSQFLAPDVTSTQVNTVVSGALDRLHYEKDPCVKYDIGRKLWIYLHRDRSEEEFERIHQAQAAAAKARKALQQKPKPPSKVKSSSKESSIKVLSSGPSEQSQMSLSDSSMPPTPVTPVTPTTPALPAIPISPPPVSAVNKSGPSTVSEPAKSSSGVLLVSSPTMPHLGTMLSPASSQTTPNSQAAARVVSHSGSAGLSQVRVVAQPSLPAVPQQSGGPAQTLPQMPAGPQIRVPATATQTKVVPQTVMATVPVKAQTTAATVQRPGPGQTGLTVTSLPATASPVSKPATSSPGTSAPSASTAAVIQNVTGQNIIKQVAITGQLGVKPQTGNSIPLTATNFRIQGTTVVKVTPDLKPTEASSSAFRLMPALGVSVADQKGKSTVASSEAKPAATIRIVQGLGVMPPKAGQTITVATHAKQGASVASGSGTVHTSAVSLPSMNAAVSKTVAVASGAASTPISIGTGAPTVRQVPVSTTVVSTSQAGKLPTRITVPLSVISQPMKGKSVVTAPIIKGNLGANLSGLGRNIILTTMPAGTKLIAGNKPVSFLTAQQLQQLQQQGQATQVRIQTVPASHLQQGTASGSSKAVSTVVVTTAPSPKQAPEQQ